GTAATGGTCAGCGAGACACGGGGGGCCACCGACGTGTTGTCACGGGCCAGGACCTGGCTCGACACTCTCGATGGGTCCCTGTTCGGGCTATGTGTCGCGAGCGTTGCCGTCGCCTTTGTGGCCGGGCTCCTGCAGGTGAGCTTCGGGGCGTATTCGATGACCATCCTCGAGGCGTGGCAGGCCGTGTTCGACCCGAAGGTGTGGTTCAGTGTTCAGGCGTGGCAGTCGTTTTTCTTCGGGGCCGAGCTTCCCGAACTGCCGAAACGGACGCTCATCGTGTGGAACATTCGGATGCCGCGGGTAATCGTCGCCGTGCTTGCGGGGATGTGTCTCGCCGTTTCCGGGGCGATATTCCAGGCCGTCACGAGAAACGAACTGGCGAGCCCGTTCATACTGGGCGTGAGTTCCGGGGCGGGGCTCACCGTACTGCTGACCCTCGTTCTGTTCAGCAGTCTCGCTCCGTTCCTCCCGCTGTTTGCCGCGGTCGGTGGCTCCATCGCGTTCCTGCTCGTGTACATGATCGCGTGGCAGGGCGGAACGAGCCCGGTCAGACTGGTCCTTGCTGGTGTCATCGTCAACATGGTGTTTACCTCCCTCCAGCGGGGGCTGTTCTTCTTCGCCGACGACTTGGGCGTTGTCCAGTCGGCGCTGGCCTGGATTACCGGGTCGCTAACGGGCGTCGGCTGGGAGGAGTTTCGCATCGCTGTCATCCCGACGCTGGCCGCGACGCTCCTCGCGCTGGCGGGCGCACGACAGCTGAACCTCCTCCTGCTCGGAGAAGAGACCGCGAGTTCGCTCGGGAT
The Haloarcula marismortui ATCC 43049 DNA segment above includes these coding regions:
- a CDS encoding FecCD family ABC transporter permease, whose protein sequence is MVSETRGATDVLSRARTWLDTLDGSLFGLCVASVAVAFVAGLLQVSFGAYSMTILEAWQAVFDPKVWFSVQAWQSFFFGAELPELPKRTLIVWNIRMPRVIVAVLAGMCLAVSGAIFQAVTRNELASPFILGVSSGAGLTVLLTLVLFSSLAPFLPLFAAVGGSIAFLLVYMIAWQGGTSPVRLVLAGVIVNMVFTSLQRGLFFFADDLGVVQSALAWITGSLTGVGWEEFRIAVIPTLAATLLALAGARQLNLLLLGEETASSLGMSVERVRFMLSAVAILAASTAISVAGIIGFFGLVVPHIVRLIVGSDYRRLLIGCVFVGPALMVVADVGARLALSPAQVPVGVVTGVVGGPYFLYLMRRQEQMGEI